One window of Marinobacterium aestuarii genomic DNA carries:
- a CDS encoding tripartite tricarboxylate transporter substrate-binding protein → MKNTHLSLLNLSARAIRPLVAAIACASALSVTTPTLAVEFDGARIEMTMPFKEGGGTDTWGRFYAPLIGEQLPGQPIVVVKNIPGGGSTSGANQFQMRAKSDGRDIFASSGSTMFPYILGDKRVRYEYKDWTAILASPTGGVVYISSDLGVKNVADLVKLKDADLKYASQGATSLDLITLLSFEVLGLDVKAVFGMKGRGEARLAFERGEVNIDDQTTSGFIKKVQPLVDEGKAVPLFSWGVLGKDGKIQRDPSFPDLPHFVEAYEMVHGKTPDSERFRAWKSFFIAGYAAQKGLFLPKGTPDDVVQAYRESAAKVIAVPGFKEKAQDVLGDYEQAVGDEASMMFAEAVSMDDAAKTWVIDWLNSKYSAGLEAQE, encoded by the coding sequence ATGAAAAATACCCACCTTAGCCTGCTCAACCTTTCCGCCCGCGCCATTCGCCCGCTGGTTGCCGCCATCGCCTGTGCCAGCGCACTGAGCGTAACGACGCCCACCCTGGCGGTGGAGTTCGATGGTGCCCGCATTGAAATGACCATGCCCTTCAAGGAAGGCGGCGGCACCGACACCTGGGGCCGTTTCTACGCCCCCCTGATTGGCGAGCAGCTGCCTGGTCAGCCGATAGTCGTGGTCAAGAACATTCCCGGCGGCGGCTCCACCAGCGGTGCCAACCAGTTTCAGATGCGCGCCAAAAGCGACGGCCGCGATATCTTCGCCTCATCCGGCTCCACCATGTTCCCCTACATTCTGGGCGACAAGCGCGTGCGTTATGAATACAAGGACTGGACCGCAATTCTGGCGTCTCCTACCGGCGGCGTGGTCTATATCAGCTCCGACCTGGGTGTGAAAAACGTCGCCGACCTGGTCAAGCTCAAGGATGCCGATCTCAAGTACGCCAGCCAGGGTGCCACCAGTCTCGACCTGATCACACTGCTGTCATTCGAAGTACTGGGGCTGGATGTCAAAGCCGTGTTTGGCATGAAAGGCCGCGGCGAAGCCCGCCTGGCGTTTGAGCGCGGCGAGGTCAATATCGACGACCAGACCACCTCCGGCTTTATCAAGAAAGTGCAGCCGCTGGTCGACGAAGGCAAGGCCGTACCGCTGTTCAGCTGGGGCGTGCTGGGCAAGGATGGCAAGATCCAGCGCGACCCCTCTTTCCCGGATCTGCCGCACTTCGTGGAAGCCTATGAAATGGTGCACGGCAAGACGCCGGACAGCGAACGTTTCCGCGCCTGGAAATCCTTCTTCATAGCCGGCTATGCCGCCCAGAAAGGCCTGTTCCTGCCCAAGGGCACGCCAGACGATGTTGTCCAGGCGTACCGCGAATCCGCCGCCAAGGTGATTGCCGTCCCCGGTTTCAAGGAAAAGGCGCAGGACGTGCTGGGTGACTACGAACAGGCCGTTGGCGATGAGGCCAGCATGATGTTCGCCGAAGCCGTGAGCATGGATGACGCCGCCAAAACCTGGGTCATCGACTGGCTCAACTCCAAATACAGCGCCGGTCTTGAAGCACAAGAATAA
- a CDS encoding tripartite tricarboxylate transporter permease → MLDTLITSLLTVLSMQHILYLAGGVFLGLMIGIFPGLGGIAGLSLLLPFLYGMDPISALAMLVGLVAVIPTSDTFTSVLMGIPGSSASQATVLDGFPMAKRGHAARALAAAFTASLFGGLFGALMLTVFVLIARPLILAFGSAELFMLTLLGLSMVGVLAGNSLVKGISACGIGLLLGSLGAAPATGEYRMSFDNTYLMDGIPLVVVGLGIFAIPEIIDLLRQNRAIAETAALGSGWIEGFKDVIKHKWLSIRCAILGTLVGALPGLGGSVVDWIAYGHAVQTTKAKDNPQFGNGDVRGVIAPESANNAKEGGGLIPTLLFGIPGSGSMAVFLGGMVLIGLEPGPAMVGAELGTTYTIVWSLALANVIGAGSCLLLSKWVARLTLIPYALMAPFMLMVICFAAFQATRSLGDLVALLAIGVLGVVMKRFDWPRPAFLIGFVLAGGMETYLYQAVQFDGWSFLTKPGVLIIAAITVASICFAVRTKPADKTDDTDANTETGATPEAPRRRASNLRPQIVFAIAVVGLFGYGLYDALQHSFLGGVFTAGLCAFMLLMSLIVLVKLLRGRLEDPVNFDNEVEAGYSTDNSITSLPHYVYWLSGLVLGCYLFGYLIAIGLFFVIFLLLKARTSMIRTLSLTGAALAFLVMLSHLMVLDMPRGLLQEMVQLPWPLS, encoded by the coding sequence ATGCTCGACACTCTGATTACATCGCTGCTGACCGTACTCAGCATGCAACATATTCTTTACCTCGCCGGCGGTGTCTTTCTCGGCCTGATGATCGGCATCTTTCCGGGCCTTGGCGGTATCGCCGGCCTGTCCCTGCTGCTGCCGTTCCTCTACGGCATGGACCCCATCTCCGCGCTGGCCATGCTGGTCGGTCTGGTGGCGGTCATCCCGACCTCCGACACCTTTACCTCGGTGCTGATGGGTATTCCCGGCTCCAGCGCCTCCCAGGCTACGGTGCTGGATGGCTTCCCGATGGCCAAGCGCGGCCACGCAGCCCGCGCTCTGGCGGCCGCCTTCACCGCTTCCCTGTTCGGTGGCCTGTTTGGCGCCCTGATGCTGACGGTATTCGTGCTGATTGCACGGCCGCTGATTCTCGCCTTTGGCTCGGCTGAACTCTTCATGCTGACCCTGCTGGGCCTGAGTATGGTGGGCGTGCTGGCCGGCAACAGCCTGGTGAAAGGCATCAGCGCCTGCGGTATCGGTCTGCTGCTGGGCAGCCTGGGTGCAGCCCCCGCCACCGGCGAATACCGCATGTCGTTCGACAATACCTACCTGATGGATGGCATCCCGCTGGTTGTGGTGGGGCTGGGTATTTTTGCCATTCCCGAAATTATCGACCTGCTGCGCCAGAACCGCGCCATCGCCGAAACCGCTGCTCTTGGCAGTGGCTGGATTGAAGGCTTCAAGGATGTGATCAAGCACAAATGGCTGTCGATCCGCTGCGCCATACTCGGCACCCTGGTTGGCGCCCTGCCCGGCCTTGGCGGCAGCGTGGTGGACTGGATTGCCTATGGCCATGCGGTGCAAACCACCAAGGCCAAGGATAACCCCCAGTTCGGCAACGGCGACGTGCGCGGCGTTATCGCGCCTGAATCGGCTAACAATGCCAAGGAAGGTGGCGGTCTGATTCCGACTCTGCTGTTCGGTATCCCCGGCTCCGGCAGCATGGCGGTGTTCCTCGGCGGCATGGTACTGATCGGCCTGGAACCTGGCCCCGCCATGGTGGGTGCCGAGCTTGGCACCACCTACACCATCGTCTGGTCGCTGGCGCTGGCCAACGTCATCGGCGCTGGCTCCTGCCTGCTGCTGTCCAAGTGGGTTGCTCGCCTGACGCTGATTCCCTATGCGCTGATGGCGCCCTTCATGCTGATGGTCATCTGCTTTGCCGCCTTCCAGGCGACACGCAGCCTCGGCGATCTGGTCGCGTTGCTGGCCATTGGCGTGCTGGGTGTCGTGATGAAACGCTTTGACTGGCCGCGCCCGGCCTTCCTGATCGGCTTCGTACTGGCCGGCGGCATGGAAACCTACCTGTATCAGGCGGTGCAGTTTGATGGCTGGTCTTTCCTGACCAAGCCCGGCGTGTTGATCATTGCCGCGATTACCGTCGCTTCGATCTGCTTCGCCGTGCGCACCAAGCCTGCGGACAAAACCGATGACACAGACGCAAACACCGAGACTGGGGCCACACCCGAAGCTCCGCGTCGTCGCGCCAGCAACCTGCGCCCGCAGATCGTCTTCGCCATCGCCGTGGTCGGCCTCTTTGGCTACGGTCTCTACGATGCGCTGCAGCATTCATTCCTGGGCGGCGTTTTCACCGCAGGTCTGTGCGCCTTCATGCTCCTGATGTCGCTGATCGTGCTGGTCAAACTGCTGCGCGGTCGACTCGAAGACCCGGTGAACTTCGACAACGAAGTGGAAGCGGGCTACAGCACCGACAACAGCATCACCAGCCTGCCCCACTATGTTTACTGGCTGAGCGGGCTGGTGCTGGGCTGCTACCTGTTCGGTTACCTGATCGCCATTGGCCTGTTCTTCGTCATCTTCCTGCTGCTCAAAGCCCGCACCTCGATGATCAGAACCCTGTCACTGACCGGTGCGGCCCTGGCCTTCCTGGTGATGCTGTCACACCTGATGGTGCTGGATATGCCTCGCGGACTGCTACAGGAAATGGTGCAGCTCCCCTGGCCGCTGAGCTAA
- a CDS encoding translocation/assembly module TamB domain-containing protein, with amino-acid sequence MKRWMLRILLGLLLVLLLLIAAIAAIGLTEKGTRTLFTQLQPLIPGQLSYSSLNGALLKQLEIRDLKYQLDELRVAAGRIEFAWRPAALLSGRVELNRLGVEELDLWLPAPAEEEAPVEPAGPFSLPDSVRLPLAIQIGEVYGHGLRIHPAGSTEPILIEAVALGAHNELERVILDSFSIKAPQGEVTLSGELTAAGNYPLAFQLDWSAQIPERGAISGSGTLGGELLGDAAVLTLEQQLQGLADAGLQARVSQPLGEISWQLALDLARFDPAPFAAELGGHLVSGTVNLKGDLASAGGDLALAGSLPDVGPLTLDSTLAATTEQLNLARAQIQLPQSGTDLSLSGTVLALQQTPELDLTLGWTGLRYPLSAQLPAQFASESGTLKISGPLSDYRLRLDGKVSGEGLPATGVALTGEGSLESMPALALTLDTLGGQVVLEGSAGWTPQPVWDLQVRADKVNPGLQWPDWKGAVGLNLKTQGQLVDGEPRAQLDITALSGSLRQQALSGSGQVKIKGTALDIRELVLGWGNAKLNVQGQAADKLALDWQLLASDLAALLPQAAGSIKAGGTLGGTPQAPQVNASVQGSQLRFSEYQLEKIGGTVALDLGWKTPAKIDLKAEDLLLAGQPVRSLSLQGSGLEKDHRLTLDVDAKAAQLSLALKGGLQDKQQWRGSLTQLDLTQPDAGAWGLQAPVPLELAANKARAQALCLAAKSGQGQLCLDGLWLAEGNSEGGLTLQGLPLTLLAPWLPATTEITGQINARASGSLSAKGALAYDAQVSLDQTRLTLPDEGLKLSFTDARVSASGTDKKAALDLNLLMDEVDGRVQGSVTVGDLAGAGLIKGQLALAIEDLKFLSLLVPDMKVRSGKVQGNLAIGGNLAAPRIQGELNLNNGNIELPAAGIALADLSVRLRDDPARPEYLLLDGSMASGGGTLTLSGEFEPLAQTGLISINGERFQAVGTPEIQVFISPDMQISMTEGAISVGGELKVPEALIKPPKLSNAVSVSPDALVVNAAGVGEAPLAGPGLDLKLRVTLGDKVLVDAFGFNGRLTGGLALQEDSRRGTRATGNIGVAAGKYELYGQELDISRGSFIYTGGPVDNPGLNMRVQREVDNVTVGARVTGTLRVPKLTLFSEPAMPDTSLLSYLILGRAPGTASASEQEMLVKLALAMGRKGGNAVGERLADALNVDEVGVGGGDTLDDTSFYIGKYLSPRLYVKYGVGLLSPASSFLLRYKLTDRWSFESNTGTAGSGADIFYQLER; translated from the coding sequence ATGAAGCGCTGGATGCTGCGTATTCTGTTAGGTCTGCTGTTAGTACTGCTGTTATTGATAGCCGCCATCGCCGCCATAGGTCTGACCGAAAAGGGGACTCGCACGTTGTTCACTCAGCTGCAGCCCCTGATTCCAGGCCAGCTGAGTTACAGCTCGCTTAATGGTGCCCTGCTGAAGCAGCTCGAAATCCGCGATCTGAAATACCAGCTGGATGAGTTGCGCGTTGCAGCGGGGCGTATCGAGTTCGCCTGGCGTCCGGCGGCGCTGCTCAGTGGCCGGGTCGAACTGAACCGCCTGGGCGTGGAGGAGCTGGATCTCTGGCTGCCAGCCCCGGCTGAAGAGGAAGCCCCGGTTGAGCCTGCGGGCCCGTTCTCCCTGCCGGATTCGGTACGGCTGCCGCTGGCGATACAGATAGGTGAGGTCTATGGCCACGGACTGCGGATTCATCCTGCAGGCAGTACCGAACCCATCCTGATCGAGGCCGTGGCGCTGGGGGCGCACAACGAACTGGAGCGCGTGATACTGGATAGTTTCAGTATCAAGGCGCCCCAGGGCGAGGTGACACTCAGTGGTGAGCTGACCGCCGCCGGCAACTATCCGCTGGCGTTTCAGCTTGACTGGAGCGCACAGATTCCCGAGCGCGGTGCGATCAGCGGCAGCGGCACCCTGGGCGGTGAGCTGCTGGGTGATGCTGCAGTGCTGACGCTGGAACAGCAGCTGCAGGGGCTGGCGGATGCTGGGCTGCAGGCCCGGGTGTCCCAGCCTTTGGGTGAGATCAGCTGGCAGCTGGCGCTGGATCTGGCCCGTTTCGATCCGGCGCCCTTTGCCGCCGAGCTTGGCGGTCATCTGGTGAGCGGTACGGTTAACCTCAAGGGTGACCTGGCCTCGGCCGGCGGTGATCTTGCCCTTGCCGGCAGCCTGCCGGATGTAGGTCCGCTGACGCTCGACAGCACGCTGGCGGCCACCACAGAACAGTTAAATCTTGCGCGGGCGCAGATACAGCTGCCGCAAAGCGGCACGGACCTGAGCCTGTCGGGCACTGTGCTGGCGTTGCAGCAAACGCCAGAGCTGGATTTGACGCTGGGCTGGACAGGCCTGCGTTATCCGCTGTCGGCGCAACTGCCGGCACAGTTTGCCAGCGAAAGCGGCACCCTGAAAATCAGCGGCCCGCTGAGTGACTACAGACTCAGGCTGGATGGCAAGGTCAGTGGCGAAGGTCTGCCGGCCACAGGCGTGGCGCTGACAGGCGAAGGCAGTCTGGAGAGCATGCCGGCCCTGGCGCTGACCCTGGATACCCTCGGTGGCCAAGTGGTATTGGAGGGCAGCGCCGGCTGGACGCCGCAACCTGTGTGGGATCTGCAGGTGCGTGCCGACAAGGTCAACCCGGGATTGCAATGGCCCGACTGGAAAGGCGCCGTTGGGCTCAACCTTAAAACCCAGGGGCAGCTGGTGGATGGCGAGCCCCGGGCGCAGCTGGATATCACTGCGCTCTCGGGCAGCCTGCGACAGCAGGCGCTCAGTGGCAGTGGCCAGGTCAAGATCAAGGGCACGGCGCTGGATATCCGTGAACTCGTGCTGGGTTGGGGTAACGCCAAATTGAACGTGCAGGGGCAGGCGGCGGATAAGCTGGCGCTGGACTGGCAGCTGCTGGCCAGCGATCTGGCGGCGCTGCTGCCCCAGGCGGCGGGTTCCATCAAGGCCGGCGGCACCCTGGGCGGTACGCCCCAGGCACCCCAGGTGAATGCCAGTGTGCAGGGCAGCCAGTTGCGTTTCAGTGAATACCAGCTGGAAAAAATCGGCGGCACAGTGGCACTGGATCTGGGCTGGAAAACACCGGCCAAAATCGACCTCAAGGCCGAGGATCTGCTGCTGGCCGGGCAGCCGGTACGCAGCCTGAGTCTGCAGGGCAGCGGGCTGGAGAAAGATCACCGCCTTACACTGGATGTGGACGCCAAAGCCGCCCAGCTCAGCCTGGCGCTTAAGGGCGGGCTGCAGGACAAGCAGCAGTGGCGCGGCAGCCTCACGCAGCTGGATCTAACCCAGCCCGATGCTGGCGCCTGGGGCTTGCAGGCACCGGTGCCGCTGGAACTTGCCGCCAACAAGGCACGCGCTCAGGCGCTCTGTCTTGCGGCTAAAAGTGGCCAGGGTCAGCTCTGTCTGGATGGGCTCTGGCTGGCCGAGGGCAACAGCGAAGGCGGGCTGACGCTGCAAGGCCTGCCGCTGACGCTGCTGGCGCCCTGGCTGCCGGCCACCACCGAGATCACCGGGCAGATCAATGCCAGGGCCAGCGGCAGCCTGTCGGCCAAGGGTGCGCTGGCCTATGACGCCCAGGTATCACTGGATCAGACCCGCCTGACCCTGCCCGATGAAGGCCTCAAGCTGAGCTTTACCGATGCCCGCGTCAGTGCCAGCGGTACGGATAAAAAAGCGGCGCTGGATCTGAACCTGCTGATGGATGAAGTCGATGGCCGCGTGCAGGGCTCGGTAACGGTGGGTGATCTGGCCGGCGCCGGTTTGATCAAGGGACAGCTAGCGCTCGCCATCGAGGATCTCAAGTTTCTCTCCCTGCTGGTGCCGGACATGAAGGTGCGCAGCGGCAAGGTGCAGGGCAACCTGGCGATCGGCGGTAACCTGGCAGCGCCGCGGATTCAGGGTGAGCTGAACCTCAACAACGGCAATATAGAACTGCCGGCGGCGGGTATCGCCCTGGCCGATCTTAGTGTGCGGTTGCGGGATGACCCGGCCCGGCCGGAATACCTGTTGCTGGATGGCAGCATGGCCTCAGGTGGCGGCACTCTTACGCTTTCGGGCGAGTTTGAACCCCTGGCCCAGACCGGCTTGATCAGCATTAACGGTGAGCGCTTCCAGGCCGTGGGTACGCCGGAAATTCAGGTGTTTATCTCCCCCGACATGCAGATCAGCATGACCGAAGGTGCTATTTCCGTGGGAGGCGAGCTGAAGGTGCCGGAAGCGCTGATCAAACCGCCCAAGCTGAGCAATGCGGTGTCCGTCTCCCCCGATGCCCTGGTGGTGAATGCCGCCGGCGTGGGCGAGGCGCCGCTGGCAGGCCCAGGGCTGGATCTCAAGCTGCGGGTCACCCTGGGCGACAAGGTGCTGGTGGATGCCTTTGGTTTCAACGGGCGTTTGACCGGCGGCCTGGCGCTGCAGGAAGACAGCCGCCGTGGCACCCGCGCGACCGGCAATATAGGTGTGGCCGCGGGCAAGTACGAGCTCTATGGTCAGGAACTGGATATCTCCCGCGGCAGCTTCATCTATACCGGCGGCCCTGTGGATAACCCGGGTCTGAATATGCGGGTACAGCGCGAGGTGGATAACGTCACTGTCGGCGCCCGGGTGACCGGTACGCTGCGCGTGCCCAAGCTGACGCTGTTTTCCGAACCCGCCATGCCGGACACCAGCCTGCTGTCCTACCTGATACTGGGGCGGGCGCCGGGTACGGCCTCGGCCAGTGAGCAGGAGATGCTGGTCAAGCTGGCCCTGGCCATGGGACGCAAGGGCGGCAATGCTGTGGGCGAGCGCCTGGCCGATGCACTCAATGTGGATGAAGTCGGCGTCGGTGGCGGCGATACGCTGGACGACACCTCCTTCTATATCGGCAAGTATCTGTCCCCCAGGCTCTATGTGAAATACGGCGTGGGCCTCTTGTCGCCAGCGTCCAGTTTCCTGCTGCGCTACAAGCTCACCGACCGCTGGTCGTTCGAGTCCAACACCGGCACCGCCGGCAGCGGCGCCGATATCTTCTATCAGCTGGAGCGGTAA
- a CDS encoding autotransporter assembly complex protein TamA, translating into MITKKLPGWLLHSLLSALLYTPALATAAQHEQVVAERTLAVEVEGLNGDLPGELADNIRAFLAIERIKGEAAPMASRLQYLHRQAEEQIRTALQPFGYYQPSIKTELIDEPKQWLARYQVDPGEQVRLENVNVVVTGEAETDPQFVLALADNRLQKGQPLRHADYEALKSRLQSLASERGYYEAVLSRQQLLINPELNQANIELVLDSGPRYRIGAVNFSEAPVGEALLSRYVPFKEGDPVSSGRLLELQRGLTESDYFSRVEVQPSWDKAVDQVVPIAVDLEPNKRTAYRFGAGYGTDTGARLSASINRRWINQRGHSFTGVAQLSEVESTAAVQYNIPGQKPQTDSYSARLAWETELTDSTDSEILSLGVLWKKQLGPWQRLLSVDWEQERFTLDDETSSTSFLIPGMRWSTTNTDNPLNPTRGYRLSLELDAASEVLLSEADFVQAQAKGKHVLTLNNRTRLLTRAEIGVTAMDNFDLMPSSHRFFAGGDNSVRGYDYKQLGPTGSNGDVVGGRYLLVGSAEVDYRVAESWRVAAFYDAGNSLDSLSEPLKNGVGVGVRWQSPIGPVRVDLAKPLDDSGFRIHFTLGPDL; encoded by the coding sequence GTGATCACTAAAAAATTGCCAGGATGGCTGCTGCATAGCCTGCTGAGCGCGCTGTTGTACACGCCTGCACTGGCGACAGCGGCCCAGCATGAACAGGTTGTGGCAGAACGCACCCTGGCTGTGGAAGTTGAGGGGCTGAACGGGGATTTGCCCGGCGAGCTGGCCGACAATATCCGTGCCTTTCTGGCGATTGAGCGTATCAAGGGTGAAGCCGCGCCCATGGCAAGCCGGCTGCAGTATCTGCACCGCCAGGCCGAAGAGCAGATTCGTACTGCTCTGCAGCCCTTTGGCTACTACCAGCCCAGCATCAAGACCGAATTGATCGATGAGCCCAAGCAGTGGCTGGCGCGCTACCAGGTGGATCCCGGCGAGCAGGTGCGACTGGAAAATGTCAACGTCGTCGTCACCGGCGAAGCCGAAACCGACCCGCAGTTTGTGCTGGCGCTGGCGGATAACCGGCTGCAAAAGGGGCAGCCGCTGCGCCATGCCGATTATGAAGCTCTAAAAAGTCGACTGCAGTCGCTGGCCTCCGAGCGGGGCTATTACGAAGCGGTGCTGAGTCGGCAGCAGTTGCTGATCAACCCCGAACTGAATCAGGCCAATATAGAGCTGGTGCTGGATTCGGGCCCGCGCTATCGCATAGGCGCGGTTAATTTTTCCGAGGCGCCGGTGGGCGAGGCCTTGCTGTCACGTTATGTTCCCTTCAAGGAGGGCGACCCTGTTTCCAGCGGCCGGCTGCTTGAGCTGCAGCGCGGGCTGACGGAGAGCGACTATTTCAGCCGGGTGGAGGTGCAGCCGAGCTGGGACAAGGCGGTTGATCAGGTGGTGCCTATTGCGGTGGATCTCGAGCCCAACAAGCGCACCGCCTACCGCTTTGGCGCCGGGTACGGTACCGATACGGGGGCGCGTCTCAGTGCCAGTATTAACCGGCGCTGGATCAACCAGCGGGGCCACAGTTTCACGGGTGTGGCACAGTTGTCGGAAGTGGAGTCCACTGCGGCGGTGCAGTACAACATCCCCGGCCAGAAGCCGCAGACCGACAGTTACAGTGCCCGTCTGGCGTGGGAAACCGAGCTGACCGATAGCACCGACAGTGAGATTCTCAGCCTGGGCGTACTGTGGAAAAAGCAGCTGGGCCCCTGGCAGCGGCTGCTGTCGGTCGACTGGGAGCAGGAACGCTTCACCCTGGATGATGAGACCAGCAGTACCAGTTTTCTGATCCCCGGCATGCGCTGGTCGACCACTAATACCGATAACCCTCTCAATCCGACGCGCGGTTACCGGCTGTCGCTGGAACTTGATGCCGCCAGCGAAGTGCTACTGTCCGAGGCGGACTTTGTGCAGGCCCAGGCCAAGGGCAAGCATGTGCTGACGCTGAATAACCGCACCCGCCTGCTCACCCGGGCAGAAATCGGTGTAACCGCCATGGATAACTTTGACCTGATGCCCTCGTCGCACCGTTTCTTTGCCGGTGGCGACAACAGCGTGCGTGGGTACGATTACAAGCAGCTGGGGCCGACGGGCAGCAATGGTGATGTTGTCGGCGGACGCTATCTGCTGGTGGGCAGTGCCGAGGTGGATTATCGGGTTGCCGAGAGCTGGCGGGTGGCGGCCTTTTACGATGCCGGCAACTCGCTGGATTCTCTGTCCGAACCGCTGAAAAACGGGGTCGGGGTCGGGGTGCGCTGGCAGTCGCCCATAGGTCCTGTGCGGGTGGATCTGGCCAAGCCGCTGGATGATTCGGGCTTTCGCATTCACTTCACCCTGGGGCCTGACCTATGA
- a CDS encoding SixA phosphatase family protein: MRKLTLIRHSKSSWADPLLNDIDRPLNKRGESDLPLMAKRVRDFGLFPDRILTSGALRALTTAEALADTLELDSEALYELPDLYESCSETLLHVLQQQPDHCHHLMLVGHSPGLDSLAYYLTHEALQKFPTSAVLHIHLSITRWCELAESCGTRELFDYPKLHQAH, translated from the coding sequence ATGAGAAAGCTCACGCTGATCCGGCATTCCAAGTCCAGCTGGGCCGATCCCTTGCTGAACGACATCGACCGCCCGCTGAACAAGCGCGGTGAAAGCGATCTGCCGCTGATGGCCAAGCGGGTGCGCGATTTCGGCCTTTTCCCCGACCGTATCCTGACCAGCGGCGCGCTCCGCGCCCTGACCACCGCAGAGGCCCTGGCCGACACCCTGGAACTCGATTCCGAAGCGCTGTACGAATTGCCGGACCTCTACGAGTCCTGCAGCGAAACCCTGCTGCATGTGCTGCAACAGCAGCCCGATCACTGTCATCATCTGATGCTGGTGGGCCACTCCCCGGGCCTCGACAGCCTGGCCTACTACCTGACCCACGAAGCGCTGCAAAAATTCCCGACGTCTGCCGTACTGCACATTCACCTGAGCATTACCCGCTGGTGTGAGCTGGCCGAATCCTGCGGTACAAGGGAACTGTTCGACTACCCCAAACTTCACCAAGCCCACTGA
- a CDS encoding AEC family transporter, giving the protein MELYLQSLQFTAGIVTPIFVIVLLGFLLRRQRLIDEAFINTSSRLVFMVALPTLVFMSIASTDFQAVFNPALLGFVFLGTLLSFLVIWWLAARRITDPADLGAFVQGAFRSNFGIIGMALSYNLFGDSGLSQAAMILALVIPMYNVLSVVVLTVTANQGTASGVSLLGILRAIALNPLIIAVVLALPFSYYGLHLPAALDTTGKYFANLTLPLALLAIGGALDLKSLRNSSMTAFWATFTKLLILPLLMVPVAAALGFSGTELTLLFVLFSSPTAAAAFVMARAMGANAQLTANIILTTTLGSILTLSAGIFVLRLLAVI; this is encoded by the coding sequence GTGGAACTCTATCTGCAATCGCTGCAGTTCACCGCCGGCATCGTCACCCCCATTTTTGTAATAGTGCTGCTGGGTTTCCTGCTGCGCCGACAACGCCTGATCGACGAGGCCTTTATCAATACCTCGTCACGGCTGGTGTTTATGGTGGCCCTGCCGACGCTGGTGTTCATGTCCATCGCCAGCACGGATTTTCAGGCGGTGTTCAACCCGGCTCTGCTGGGATTCGTCTTTCTTGGCACCCTGCTGAGTTTCCTCGTCATCTGGTGGCTGGCGGCACGCCGCATCACCGATCCAGCGGACCTGGGCGCCTTTGTCCAGGGCGCTTTTCGCAGCAATTTCGGCATTATCGGCATGGCGCTGAGCTACAACCTGTTTGGCGACAGCGGCCTGAGCCAGGCGGCTATGATACTGGCGCTGGTGATTCCCATGTATAACGTGCTGTCTGTGGTGGTGCTGACCGTCACCGCAAACCAGGGCACGGCAAGCGGCGTCAGCCTGCTCGGCATCCTGCGCGCCATCGCACTGAACCCGCTGATTATCGCCGTGGTACTGGCGCTGCCGTTTTCCTACTACGGCCTGCACCTGCCGGCGGCGCTGGATACCACCGGCAAGTATTTCGCCAACCTCACCCTGCCGCTGGCACTGCTGGCCATAGGTGGCGCACTGGACCTGAAAAGCCTGCGCAACAGCTCCATGACCGCATTCTGGGCCACCTTCACCAAGCTGCTGATTCTGCCACTGCTGATGGTACCCGTTGCAGCCGCCCTGGGTTTCAGTGGTACGGAACTGACCCTGCTGTTCGTGCTCTTCTCCAGCCCCACCGCCGCCGCCGCATTCGTCATGGCCCGGGCGATGGGCGCCAACGCCCAGCTCACTGCCAATATCATCCTCACCACCACCCTGGGCTCAATCCTGACCCTGTCCGCCGGCATTTTCGTACTGCGCCTGCTGGCGGTGATCTGA
- a CDS encoding FadR/GntR family transcriptional regulator, with the protein MSSPQQPDNADTRTQPRKRSRNLAQGLVQQLRGQIATGELQLGTKLPTESAIMAQHGVSRTVVREALQRLQAAGLVETRHGVGTFVIAKPGESAPLLDVTVDPIRDAVAILELRLSLEIEAAGLAAERRTDAQLTAIREALQTLQNCEQQDESGASSADFQFHLRIAEAAGNHYFGDIMLHLGGSLVPRKRIETDRVNHEHEEVVTAIARKDSYAARAAMRLHLTNSRERFLKLNRGARDA; encoded by the coding sequence GTGAGCAGCCCGCAACAACCCGACAATGCCGATACCAGAACTCAACCGCGCAAGCGTTCGCGTAACCTCGCCCAGGGACTGGTGCAGCAATTGCGCGGGCAGATAGCGACAGGGGAACTGCAACTGGGCACCAAACTGCCCACTGAGTCCGCCATCATGGCGCAGCATGGCGTCAGCCGGACAGTCGTGCGTGAGGCATTGCAGCGCCTGCAGGCCGCAGGCCTGGTTGAGACGCGCCACGGTGTTGGCACCTTTGTTATCGCCAAACCCGGCGAATCCGCTCCCCTGCTCGATGTCACGGTCGATCCGATTCGTGACGCTGTAGCAATACTGGAGTTACGCCTGAGCCTGGAAATAGAAGCCGCGGGGCTCGCGGCGGAACGTCGCACCGACGCACAGCTAACGGCAATAAGGGAAGCGCTACAGACACTGCAAAACTGCGAACAGCAGGACGAAAGCGGGGCCAGCAGCGCCGATTTCCAGTTCCATCTGCGCATTGCCGAAGCCGCAGGGAATCATTATTTTGGCGACATCATGCTTCACCTGGGCGGCTCCCTGGTGCCGCGCAAGCGCATCGAAACCGATCGCGTCAACCATGAGCATGAAGAGGTGGTAACGGCGATCGCGCGCAAGGACTCCTACGCGGCAAGGGCGGCCATGCGCCTGCACCTGACCAACAGCCGCGAACGTTTTCTGAAACTGAATCGGGGCGCGCGCGACGCCTGA